A region from the Ancylothrix sp. D3o genome encodes:
- a CDS encoding DUF3120 domain-containing protein, with product MLNQTLPSYPSNPLPAKTDSPFSAVVPGKVILSESWKIFAAAVFLVSVPVFFQAPLVRAFPTLSLLLTAGWVGLGWTLLSRPKTHVWGDLLLGFTGSWLCGSIYWGWLRWEPTVHLPVEALCLPIALWCLYRRQLLVGSWFYLGSLFGTAITDLYFYLAGLIPHWRHIMQVDPALALPILQNATAQVRTPFGVSSAAVLLIILLVAGIVPLRSKQLYWWAFGGAVLSTILVDSLFWIAASHA from the coding sequence TTGTTAAACCAAACTCTGCCCTCTTACCCCTCAAACCCGCTACCAGCCAAGACTGACAGCCCTTTTTCCGCTGTTGTGCCGGGTAAAGTTATATTAAGCGAATCTTGGAAAATCTTTGCAGCCGCTGTTTTTCTCGTCTCAGTGCCGGTGTTTTTCCAAGCCCCCCTCGTCCGAGCGTTTCCGACTCTCAGCTTGCTGTTAACTGCCGGTTGGGTAGGGTTGGGCTGGACGCTGTTATCGCGCCCCAAAACCCACGTCTGGGGTGATTTACTGCTGGGTTTCACCGGCTCTTGGTTGTGCGGTTCCATATATTGGGGCTGGTTACGCTGGGAACCGACAGTGCATTTACCAGTAGAAGCCCTTTGTCTGCCGATTGCTTTGTGGTGTTTGTATCGCCGCCAATTGTTAGTCGGAAGTTGGTTTTATCTCGGTTCGCTTTTTGGCACAGCTATTACCGATTTATATTTTTACTTAGCCGGTTTGATTCCTCACTGGCGTCATATTATGCAAGTTGATCCTGCACTTGCTTTGCCTATTTTGCAAAATGCTACAGCCCAAGTGCGAACTCCTTTCGGAGTCAGTAGCGCCGCAGTTTTACTGATTATTCTTCTAGTAGCCGGTATTGTTCCCTTGCGTTCAAAACAACTTTATTGGTGGGCTTTTGGCGGTGCAGTTTTAAGTACAATTTTGGTAGATAGTTTATTTTGGATTGCTGCCAGTCATGCTTAA
- a CDS encoding undecaprenyl-diphosphate phosphatase translates to MSLLRAKFLMWLAGGVLLSVPVKLLAQTPVPVGGDTGSPNIDVFEALLLGIVQGLTEFLPISSTAHLKVVPVVFGWGDPGVAYTAVIQLGSIAAVLWYFWKDITNVVSGSIQAILRREYDSHEFQIGLGIVLGSVPIIIGGLLIKILIPDFDNSPLRSLAAIACASIFMSLLLAVAEKVGKRKRDYNQLVLKDGILMGLAQAIALIPGCSRSGSTLTAGLFLGLERAAAARFSFLLGIPAITLAGLVEMKDAIKQIPAVGPLPLIVGIVSAGVVSYACIAWLLKFLQTQNTWLFVWYRLLFGVVILGAILTGILPNS, encoded by the coding sequence ATGAGTTTATTACGCGCTAAGTTTTTGATGTGGTTGGCTGGCGGGGTGTTGTTGAGTGTGCCGGTGAAGTTGCTGGCGCAAACACCGGTGCCGGTGGGGGGGGATACCGGTTCTCCTAATATTGATGTTTTCGAGGCGCTGCTTTTGGGCATTGTCCAAGGGTTGACGGAGTTTTTGCCGATCAGCAGTACGGCGCATTTAAAAGTTGTGCCGGTTGTTTTTGGTTGGGGTGATCCAGGGGTGGCTTATACCGCTGTTATTCAATTAGGCAGTATTGCAGCCGTTTTATGGTATTTCTGGAAGGATATAACCAATGTTGTCAGCGGTTCTATTCAGGCTATTCTGCGCCGAGAATATGATAGCCACGAGTTTCAAATAGGCTTGGGTATTGTGTTAGGAAGTGTTCCTATTATTATTGGTGGGCTTTTAATTAAAATATTGATTCCTGATTTTGATAATTCTCCTTTACGCAGTTTGGCAGCGATTGCTTGTGCTTCCATTTTTATGTCTTTACTTTTGGCAGTTGCCGAGAAAGTAGGCAAACGCAAACGCGATTACAATCAACTGGTTTTAAAAGATGGTATTTTAATGGGTTTGGCACAAGCGATAGCTTTAATTCCTGGCTGTTCTCGTTCGGGTTCAACACTGACAGCAGGATTGTTTTTAGGGTTAGAAAGGGCGGCGGCGGCGCGGTTTTCATTTTTGTTAGGAATTCCGGCAATTACCTTAGCCGGTTTGGTAGAAATGAAGGATGCAATTAAGCAAATTCCAGCGGTGGGCCCGCTTCCTTTAATTGTGGGGATTGTTTCGGCGGGCGTGGTTTCTTATGCTTGTATTGCTTGGTTATTAAAGTTTCTCCAAACTCAAAATACTTGGCTTTTTGTTTGGTATAGATTGCTTTTTGGTGTGGTGATTTTGGGGGCAATTTTGACGGGAATTTTGCCCAATAGTTAA
- a CDS encoding TIGR03279 family radical SAM protein — MSESTVKPALITKVIPDSIAAEIGFEPGDKIVAINGERPRDLIDYNFLCADEFLELEVLDAKGKTHKLELEKDYDEDLGLEFESALFDGLMQCNNRCPFCFIDQQPPGKRETLYLRDDDYRLSFLYGSYLTLTNLTQKEWFRIEMMRLSPLYVSVHATEAEVRIRLLKNERAGKILEQLKWFQERRLQIHAQVVVCPGINDGVHLERTLRDLASFHKGKVPAVASVAVVPVGLTKFRPVEDELVPVTPEKAREVITQVQNLQKELRGKKKGNCIWLADEWFLIAGEDLPPASFYEDYPQIGNGVGSIRQFLSQFEEAFERLRVPVVSPPRRLIWVVGNAVEKAFLPVVEKLNSVEGLQVEMVAINSDYWGQKITVTGLLTGEDLLRNLEGRNLGDGILLPSVMLKAGDSLFLDDLRVDDVAEKLGVKIRPVSGVEGLIEGCLEW, encoded by the coding sequence ATGAGTGAATCTACAGTGAAACCGGCCTTAATTACAAAAGTTATTCCTGATTCAATTGCCGCTGAAATTGGCTTTGAGCCTGGGGATAAAATTGTGGCGATTAATGGTGAGCGTCCGCGAGATTTGATTGATTATAATTTTTTGTGTGCGGATGAGTTTTTAGAGTTGGAGGTGTTGGATGCGAAGGGGAAAACGCATAAGTTAGAACTTGAAAAAGATTATGATGAGGATTTGGGTTTAGAGTTTGAGTCGGCTTTGTTTGATGGGTTGATGCAGTGTAATAATCGTTGTCCGTTTTGTTTTATTGATCAGCAGCCTCCTGGGAAGCGAGAAACGCTTTATTTACGGGATGATGATTATCGATTGAGTTTTCTTTATGGGTCTTATTTAACTTTAACAAATTTAACACAAAAGGAATGGTTTAGAATTGAGATGATGCGGCTTTCTCCGCTTTATGTTTCTGTTCATGCAACAGAGGCTGAGGTGAGAATTCGTTTGCTAAAAAATGAGCGTGCTGGGAAGATTTTGGAACAGTTAAAATGGTTTCAGGAACGGCGTTTACAAATTCATGCTCAGGTGGTGGTTTGTCCGGGGATTAATGATGGTGTACATTTGGAAAGAACGCTGAGAGATTTGGCGAGTTTTCATAAGGGAAAGGTGCCGGCGGTGGCGTCGGTGGCGGTTGTGCCGGTGGGGTTGACAAAATTTAGGCCGGTGGAGGATGAGTTGGTGCCGGTGACTCCTGAAAAGGCGCGGGAAGTTATTACTCAAGTGCAGAATTTACAGAAAGAATTACGGGGGAAAAAGAAGGGTAATTGTATTTGGTTGGCTGATGAATGGTTTTTGATTGCTGGGGAAGATTTACCACCGGCTTCTTTTTATGAGGATTACCCGCAAATTGGTAATGGTGTGGGTTCTATTCGTCAGTTTTTAAGTCAGTTTGAGGAGGCTTTTGAGCGGTTGCGGGTGCCGGTTGTTTCGCCTCCTCGTCGGTTAATTTGGGTGGTTGGTAATGCTGTGGAGAAGGCGTTTTTGCCGGTTGTTGAAAAGTTGAATTCAGTTGAGGGTTTGCAGGTGGAAATGGTGGCGATTAATAGTGATTATTGGGGGCAAAAGATTACGGTGACTGGGTTGTTGACGGGTGAGGATTTGTTGCGGAATTTAGAGGGGAGAAATTTGGGGGATGGAATTTTGTTACCTTCGGTTATGTTGAAGGCTGGGGATAGTTTGTTTTTGGA